A window of the Candidatus Omnitrophota bacterium genome harbors these coding sequences:
- a CDS encoding DEAD/DEAH box helicase, which translates to MLQDQSDPSLLIPAKDAWALKGQRAKVLQRAGFNPREYLLFSLGRASRICPHVEASLNTALPSEYELDTAGAYSFLIEKASILEQMGFGVLFPSWWSRKGSKNRLSVRAHVKSPKMQGGSGLSLDEIVHFEWKMVLGKEEISLRELIELAQLKVPLVKVRGQWVQLNAEEIQKAIEFWKTKALSEITAREAVQMALGKVAALPGFDFSGITAAGWMGDLLNQLNGKMSFKENEPPQTFQGILRPYQVRGYSWLSFLQKWDFGACLADDMGLGKTIQTLALIQRDWHEIGEKPVLLICPTSVVGNWQKEAARFTPELPVMIHHGVARKKGASFEKEVNEFAMVISSYALLHRDYNLFKPISWGGIILDEAQNIKNPETKQSKAARAIPAGYRIALTGTPVENNVGDLWSIMEFLNPGWLGTQNEFKKTFFIPIQAMRDEEAVQRLKQLTGPFILRRLKTDKSIISDLPEKMEMKVFCNLTKEQASLYAAVVQEAETALDSSEGIQRKGVVLATLSKLKQVCNHPAQFLGDRSMISNRSGKVSRLTEMVEEIMTVNDKALIFTQLAEMGIILQTYLQEQFGREALFLYGGTTKKKRDQMVERFQTDAGPNLFILSLKAGGTGLNLTKANHVFHFDRWWNPAVENQATDRAFRIGQTKNVQVHKFLCVGTLEERIDEMIERKKELASSIVGTGEGWLTELSTQKLKELFALSKEAVAD; encoded by the coding sequence TTGCTTCAAGACCAAAGCGATCCCAGTCTTTTGATTCCGGCGAAAGACGCATGGGCTTTGAAGGGCCAACGAGCCAAAGTATTGCAACGGGCCGGGTTCAATCCCCGCGAATATCTGTTGTTTTCGCTTGGCCGGGCTTCCCGAATCTGTCCCCATGTGGAAGCCAGCCTCAATACGGCCTTGCCCAGCGAGTACGAACTGGATACGGCCGGCGCGTATTCCTTTCTGATTGAAAAGGCATCGATTTTGGAACAGATGGGCTTTGGCGTTTTGTTTCCCTCCTGGTGGAGCCGTAAAGGAAGTAAAAACCGCCTTTCCGTTCGCGCGCATGTCAAAAGCCCGAAAATGCAGGGAGGAAGCGGTCTCTCTCTGGATGAAATCGTTCATTTCGAATGGAAAATGGTCTTGGGCAAGGAAGAGATATCTCTTCGCGAATTGATCGAACTGGCCCAACTCAAAGTTCCCCTTGTCAAAGTGCGAGGCCAATGGGTGCAATTGAACGCGGAGGAAATCCAAAAAGCCATCGAGTTTTGGAAGACGAAAGCCCTCTCGGAAATCACGGCTCGCGAGGCGGTTCAGATGGCGTTAGGAAAAGTCGCAGCGCTTCCTGGATTCGATTTTAGCGGGATTACGGCGGCGGGATGGATGGGCGATCTGTTGAATCAACTAAACGGCAAGATGTCTTTCAAAGAGAACGAACCGCCCCAAACCTTTCAAGGAATCTTGCGTCCTTATCAAGTGCGCGGGTATTCCTGGCTGAGTTTTTTACAAAAATGGGATTTCGGCGCTTGCCTGGCGGATGACATGGGACTGGGGAAAACCATTCAAACGTTAGCTCTCATTCAACGGGATTGGCATGAGATTGGGGAAAAACCGGTGCTGCTCATCTGCCCGACCTCCGTAGTGGGGAACTGGCAGAAAGAAGCCGCCCGCTTCACGCCGGAATTACCGGTGATGATTCATCACGGCGTCGCCCGCAAAAAAGGCGCATCGTTTGAAAAGGAAGTGAATGAATTTGCGATGGTCATTTCGAGTTACGCCCTTCTTCATCGGGATTACAATCTGTTCAAACCTATATCCTGGGGCGGAATCATCCTGGACGAAGCGCAAAATATCAAGAATCCGGAGACTAAACAATCCAAAGCGGCCCGCGCAATACCGGCGGGATACCGGATCGCTTTGACCGGAACCCCGGTGGAAAACAACGTTGGGGATCTCTGGTCGATTATGGAGTTTCTCAATCCAGGTTGGTTGGGAACCCAGAACGAATTCAAGAAAACGTTTTTTATTCCGATTCAGGCGATGCGGGATGAAGAGGCAGTGCAACGTTTAAAGCAACTGACCGGCCCGTTCATATTGCGCCGCCTCAAGACCGATAAATCCATCATTTCCGATTTGCCGGAGAAGATGGAGATGAAAGTGTTTTGCAACCTGACCAAGGAACAGGCGTCGCTTTATGCGGCGGTGGTCCAGGAAGCAGAAACCGCGCTGGATTCCAGTGAAGGGATTCAACGAAAAGGAGTGGTTTTGGCGACGCTCTCCAAACTGAAGCAGGTGTGCAACCATCCCGCTCAATTTTTGGGAGACCGTTCCATGATTTCCAACCGGTCGGGTAAAGTGTCGCGGTTAACGGAAATGGTGGAGGAAATCATGACCGTAAACGACAAGGCGCTGATTTTCACGCAATTAGCCGAAATGGGGATCATCCTGCAAACCTACCTGCAAGAACAATTCGGACGGGAGGCGCTTTTCCTCTATGGCGGAACAACGAAAAAGAAGAGAGACCAGATGGTCGAACGCTTCCAAACCGATGCGGGGCCAAATCTATTTATCCTTTCGTTGAAAGCGGGAGGCACTGGATTGAACCTGACCAAGGCGAATCACGTATTTCATTTCGACCGCTGGTGGAATCCAGCCGTGGAGAACCAGGCAACCGACCGAGCCTTCCGCATCGGTCAAACGAAAAACGTCCAGGTGCACAAATTTTTATGCGTGGGAACCTTGGAGGAGCGGATCGACGAGATGATCGAACGGAAGAAGGAATTGGCGTCGAGCATCGTGGGAACCGGAGAAGGATGGCTGACGGAACTCTCGACGCAAAAGTTGAAAGAACTCTTCGCATTAAGCAAAGAAGCAGTCGCGGACTAA